From the Hymenobacter yonginensis genome, one window contains:
- a CDS encoding 5-methylcytosine restriction system specificity protein McrC, producing MIPIQNLYYLLCYAWNRLPEPAEQQIVEAAAFHRPLELLARLLLTGTRRLLRQGLPTGYSEQTQELPELRGRLLLAPTLARNLLPQGRAICTYDELSAATPANQLLLGTLQQLARARPLPAALRHEIKQVVRRFPPALAPLPLSAATLRAVRRLRPTGLSAFLLNVCELIHHSALPTPDAAGASRFHDFRRDERLMAQLFEQFVRNFYRLEQQQFRVSSETIPWQAEAETAEALALLPAMITDTSLESPERKIILDTKYYTAALRPRYQQQKLISPHLYQLYAYLQNQPALPGQQLEGILLYPAAAQTLDVRYTLGGHPVRVVTLDLAQPWEGIAADLLGLLQLPDRQ from the coding sequence ATGATTCCGATTCAGAACCTCTACTACCTGCTTTGCTATGCCTGGAACCGCCTGCCGGAACCGGCCGAGCAACAGATCGTGGAGGCGGCCGCTTTCCACCGGCCGCTGGAACTGCTGGCGCGCCTGCTACTCACGGGTACCCGGCGGCTGCTCCGGCAGGGTCTGCCCACCGGCTATTCCGAGCAAACGCAGGAGCTGCCCGAGCTGCGCGGCCGCCTGCTGCTGGCCCCCACCCTGGCCCGCAACCTACTGCCCCAGGGCCGCGCCATCTGCACCTATGATGAGCTGAGTGCGGCCACGCCCGCCAACCAGTTGCTGCTGGGCACCCTGCAGCAGCTGGCCCGCGCCCGCCCACTACCCGCCGCCCTACGCCACGAAATAAAGCAAGTTGTAAGGCGGTTTCCGCCGGCCCTGGCACCACTGCCGCTTTCGGCGGCTACGCTGCGCGCCGTACGCCGGCTGCGGCCCACCGGACTGTCTGCTTTTCTACTAAACGTGTGTGAGCTGATTCACCACAGCGCCCTGCCCACACCCGATGCGGCCGGCGCCTCCCGCTTCCACGACTTCCGCCGCGACGAGCGGCTGATGGCGCAGCTGTTCGAGCAGTTTGTGCGCAACTTTTACCGGCTGGAGCAGCAACAGTTCCGGGTGTCGTCGGAAACCATTCCGTGGCAGGCCGAGGCCGAAACCGCCGAAGCCTTGGCCCTGCTGCCGGCCATGATTACGGACACGTCGCTGGAGAGCCCCGAGCGCAAGATCATCCTCGACACCAAGTACTATACGGCCGCGCTGCGCCCGCGCTACCAGCAGCAAAAGCTGATTTCGCCCCACCTCTACCAGCTCTACGCCTACCTGCAAAACCAGCCCGCGCTGCCCGGCCAGCAGCTGGAAGGCATCCTGCTCTACCCGGCCGCCGCCCAAACCCTGGATGTGCGCTACACGCTCGGCGGCCACCCGGTGCGCGTGGTCACGCTGGATCTGGCCCAGCCCTGGGAAGGTATTGCGGCGGATCTGCTGGGTCTGCTGCAATTGCCGGATCGGCAATAA